The following are from one region of the Candidatus Binatia bacterium genome:
- a CDS encoding YaeQ family protein — protein sequence MAQTATIYTLQVELSDIDRNVFESVSLRVAQHPSEDMPRLVTRVLAYCLLYGPDLEFGRGLSNAEEPALWHKELDGRIVHWIDVGHPSADRMHRASKAANKMTIVTHKDLWPLQKEAGKRAIHRADEVEVWRLPGDLVSKLAELTTRKSQWVVVYADGGLMVTVDDASEPLEGVVERHRLATLSGPG from the coding sequence ATGGCGCAAACCGCGACGATCTACACCCTGCAAGTCGAGCTCTCCGACATCGACCGGAACGTCTTTGAGAGCGTGTCGCTTCGTGTGGCGCAACACCCCTCGGAGGACATGCCGCGGCTCGTCACGCGAGTTCTCGCCTATTGTCTCTTGTACGGACCCGATCTCGAGTTCGGCCGAGGGTTGTCGAACGCCGAAGAACCCGCGTTGTGGCACAAGGAGCTCGACGGTCGCATCGTGCACTGGATCGATGTGGGGCATCCGTCCGCCGACCGGATGCACCGCGCGAGCAAGGCCGCGAACAAGATGACGATCGTCACGCACAAGGATCTGTGGCCCCTGCAGAAAGAGGCGGGGAAGCGCGCAATCCACCGAGCGGACGAGGTGGAGGTCTGGCGCCTCCCCGGCGACTTAGTCTCGAAGCTCGCCGAACTCACGACGCGCAAAAGTCAGTGGGTCGTCGTCTACGCGGACGGGGGCTTGATGGTCACCGTCGACGACGCATCCGAGCCGCTGGAGGGCGTGGTCGAGCGGCACAGGCTCGCGACGCTCTCGGGCCCGGGCTAG
- a CDS encoding DUF3604 domain-containing protein: MLDRTQIIKGWVDAEGKMQEKIFDVAWSGGRAASPRRAASCRPSETRWTQRRRPFPARFGHWAGPGPARSPSQAKPGSR; the protein is encoded by the coding sequence ATGCTCGATCGCACCCAGATCATCAAGGGCTGGGTCGACGCCGAGGGAAAGATGCAGGAGAAGATCTTCGACGTGGCCTGGTCGGGCGGGCGGGCGGCAAGCCCGCGCCGGGCGGCAAGCTGTCGCCCGTCGGAAACACGGTGGACGCAAAGACGGCGACCGTTTCCGGCGCGATTCGGCCACTGGGCGGGCCCCGGACCCGCTCGCTCACCCTCTCAAGCGAAACCCGGTTCTCGATGA
- a CDS encoding acetyl-CoA C-acyltransferase, whose amino-acid sequence MREAVIVSTARTGLAKSHRGGFNNTGGAAMAGHAIKHSIERAGVDPAEVEEVVLGCGTPQGTTGNNIGRVAALKAGCPITTSGVTVSRHCSSGLNAIATAAGRIIVDGAPIVVGAGVESITHSMTGQGFTLQVDKPLAEQYPGLWMPMIETADIVAERYNVSREAQDEYSLESQRRTAAAQEANLYADEIVSMATTMIVKNKETGETSTVDYTVDKDECNRPSTTLEGLSGLKPIRGEDHFITAGNASQLSDGAASVVMMEAGEASKRNLEPLGAFRGFAAAGCKPDEMGIGPVYAVPRLLERAGLKVDDIDLWELNEAFASQCLYSRDTLGIDPEKYNVNGGSISVGHPFGMTGARCVGHLLLEGKRRKAKWGVVTMCIGGGQGAAGLFEIF is encoded by the coding sequence ATGCGTGAAGCAGTCATCGTTTCGACCGCACGGACCGGGCTCGCGAAGTCCCACCGCGGCGGATTCAACAACACGGGCGGAGCCGCCATGGCCGGCCATGCCATCAAGCACTCGATCGAGCGCGCCGGTGTCGATCCCGCGGAAGTCGAAGAGGTCGTGCTTGGCTGCGGCACCCCGCAGGGGACCACGGGCAACAACATCGGCCGTGTTGCGGCACTGAAGGCCGGCTGTCCGATCACCACAAGCGGTGTCACCGTTAGTCGTCACTGCTCCTCGGGCCTGAACGCGATTGCGACCGCCGCCGGCCGGATCATCGTCGACGGTGCACCGATCGTCGTCGGCGCGGGCGTCGAGTCGATCACGCACAGCATGACCGGCCAGGGTTTCACCCTGCAGGTCGACAAGCCGCTGGCTGAGCAATACCCCGGCCTCTGGATGCCGATGATCGAAACCGCCGACATCGTCGCCGAGCGCTACAACGTCAGCCGCGAAGCGCAGGACGAGTACTCGCTTGAGAGCCAACGGCGCACCGCAGCCGCCCAGGAAGCGAATCTCTACGCCGACGAGATCGTTTCGATGGCGACGACCATGATCGTGAAAAACAAGGAAACCGGCGAGACCTCGACGGTCGACTACACGGTAGACAAGGACGAGTGTAACCGCCCGAGCACGACGCTCGAAGGCCTATCCGGTCTGAAGCCGATCCGCGGCGAAGATCACTTCATCACCGCCGGGAACGCGTCGCAGCTTTCCGACGGCGCAGCGTCCGTCGTGATGATGGAAGCCGGCGAGGCCAGCAAACGGAACCTCGAGCCGCTCGGCGCTTTCCGCGGCTTCGCCGCCGCCGGTTGCAAACCCGACGAAATGGGCATCGGCCCGGTCTACGCCGTCCCCCGCCTCCTCGAGCGCGCGGGCCTCAAGGTCGACGACATCGACCTCTGGGAACTCAATGAGGCGTTCGCGAGTCAGTGCCTCTACTCGCGGGACACGCTAGGCATCGACCCCGAGAAGTACAACGTGAACGGCGGCTCGATCTCGGTCGGCCACCCCTTCGGGATGACGGGCGCGCGCTGCGTCGGTCACCTTCTGCTCGAGGGCAAGCGCCGCAAGGCCAAGTGGGGCGTGGTCACAATGTGCATCGGCGGCGGCCAGGGCGCAGCCGGGCTCTTCGAGATCTTCTAG